From a region of the Tachysurus fulvidraco isolate hzauxx_2018 chromosome 5, HZAU_PFXX_2.0, whole genome shotgun sequence genome:
- the abcc4 gene encoding multidrug resistance-associated protein 4 isoform X2 has translation MYKLLPSDGSERLGEELQCYWDREVEIATKELRTPKLTKAIIKCYWKSYTILGIFTFIEEVIKLVQPVFLGKLIRYFENYDPNNMDALYEAYGYAAGMSISVLCLALLHHLYFFHVQRAGMKFRIAMCHMIYKKALRLNSVAMGKTTTGQTVNLLSNDVQKFDEVTVFLHFLWVGPLQAAAVIGLLWQELGPSCLAGMAVLLFLLPLQSMFGKLFSKFRNKTAVLTDSRIRTMNEVVSGIRIIKMYAWEKPFAALINDIRKKEISKIMSSSYLRGLNMASFFAASKIIEFVTFTVYVLVGNTITASRVFMAVSLYSAVRLTVTLFFPAAIEKVSEASISIRRIKKFLLLEELAKHNITVSQEEKKEVSVEVQDLICYWDKSLDVPTLQDISFSVKMGQLLTVIGPVGSGKSSLLSTILGELPQDKGVVRVTGNLSYASQQPWVYPGTIRSNVLFGKELQLQKYEKVLNACALKKDMELLPEGDLTVIGDRGATLSGGQKARVTLARAVYQDADIYLLDDPLSAVDSEVGRHLFEHCICGLLKNKPRILVTHQLQYLKAADHILVLKAGQIVGQGTYTELLHSGVDFTSLLKKDEEEEQTGGIWSIESARSRTLSQNSVRSGTSSVVSSKDEADQLPAETVPTMSDESRSEGNIGIRMYLKYLTAGVNILMLLIIVLLNLLAQTSYILQDWWLAFWASEQEKLHALNQNLTFTNSFNTSLNQNVTQQLSIEYYLGIYSGLTATTILFGFTRSLLMFNSLVCSAQTLHSRMFNCILRTPVRFFDINPIGRILNRFSKDIGQIDSMLPWTFVDFIQVLLQILSVIAVASSVIPWILIPVLPLLIVFLFLRRYFLQTSRDIKRLEAITRSPVFSHLSSSLQGLSTIRAFKAEERFQQAFDSHQDLHSEACFLFLTTSRWFAMRLDGMCSIFVSITAFGCLLLRNSLEAGAVGLALSYAVTLMGMFQWGVRQSAEVENLMTSVERVMEYTELENEAAWETQKPPPGWPSKGLITFDQVNFSYCSNGPLVLKNLTALFRPKEKVGIVGRTGAGKSSLISALFRLAEPQGKIYVDGVLISNIGLHDLRQKISIIPQDPVLFTGTMRKNLDPFQEHSDKDLWNALEEVQLKSVVEELPGKLETVLAESGTNFSVGQRQLVCLARAILRKNRILIIDEATANVDPRTDDLIQKTIREKFRDCTVLTIAHRLNTIIDSDRILVLDGGRIHEYDEPHVLLQNKDGIFYNMVQQTGKAEAGSLIQLAKQAYMNCRQPNLANGLTSSKEVNLVIFETAL, from the exons ATGTACAAATTACTTCCTTCGGATGGCTCCGAGAGACTGGGGGAGGAACTTCAGTG CTATTGGGATCGTGAAGTGGAGATTGCAACTAAAGAACTCAGAACACCTAAGCTTACCAAAGCCATTATCAAATGTTATTGGAAGTCATATACCATCTTGGGCATATTCACTTTTATTGAG GAAGTTATTAAGTTGGTACAACCAGTGTTTCTTGGCAAGCTTATTCGATACTTTGAGAACTATGATCCCAATAACATGGATGCACTGTATGAGGCCTATGGCTATGCTGCTGGGATGTCTATCTCTGTGCTATGTCTTGCATTACTGCATCACCTTTATTTCTTCCATGTCCAGAGAGCTGGCATGAAATTTCGCATCGCCATGTGCCACATGATTTATAAGAAG GCATTGCGCCTTAATAGTGTTGCAATGGGAAAGACCACCACAGGACAGACTGTCAACCTTTTATCTAATGACGTCCAAAAATTTGATGAG GTGACAGTTTTTTTGCACTTCCTGTGGGTGGGGCCGCTGCAAGCTGCAGCTGTTATTGGGCTTCTGTGGCAGGAGCTTGGGCCATCATGCTTGGCGGGTATGGCAGTGCTCCTTTTTCTGCTGCCTTTGCAATCCATGTTTGGGAAGCTTTTCTCTAAATTcag GAATAAAACAGCAGTCCTTACTGACAGCAGAATACGCACAATGAATGAGGTGGTGTCTGGGATACGAATTATTAAGATGTATGCATGGGAAAAGCCATTTGCAGCATTGATCAATGACATCAGAAA GAAAGAAATATCTAAAATCATGAGCAGTTCCTACCTGCGTGGTCTGAACATGGCATCCTTCTTTGCTGCAAGCAAGATCATTGAATTTGTTACTTtcactgtgtatgtgttggtGGGAAACACAATCACAGCGAGCCGTGTCTTTATGGCTGTGTCACTGTATAGTGCTGTTCGCCTCACCGTCACTCTCTTCTTCCCTGCTGCCATTGAGAAGGTGTCTGAGGCTAGCATCAGCATCCGTAGGATCAAG AAATTCCTTTTGCTGGAAGAGTTGGCTAAGCACAACATAACAGTTTCTCAAGAGGAGAAAAAGGAAGTGTCTGTGGAGGTCCAGGATCTCATTTGCTACTGGGATAAG AGTCTGGATGTTCCAACACTACAAGACATATCCTTCAGTGTGAAGATGGGCCAGCTCCTTACTGTTATTGGCCCTGTTGGTTCTGGAAAG tCCTCTCTCCTCAGCACCATTCTTGGAGAATTGCCACAGGACAAAGGAGTAGTTAGGGTCACTGGGAATCTGAGCTATGCATCCCAGCAGCCTTGGGTGTATCCAGGTACCATCCGCAGCAACGTCCTTTTTGGAAAAGAACTACAGctacaaaaatatgaaaaagttcTGAACGCCTGTGCTCTTAAGAAG GACATGGAGTTACTGCCTGAGGGAGATTTGACTGTGATTGGAGACCGAGGGGCTACTCTCAGTGGAGGTCAGAAGGCTCGAGTTACCCTTGCCAG GGCTGTGTATCAAGATGCTGATATTTACCTGTTGGATGATCCCCTAAGTGCAGTCGATTCAGAAGTTGGACGACATCTGTTTGAACA TTGTATTTGTGGccttttaaagaataaaccAAGGATCTTGGTGACTCACCAGCTACAGTACCTGAAAGCCGCTGATCATATCCTGGTTTTGAAAGCG GGTCAAATAGTGgggcagggcacatacacagaGCTACTGCATTCAGGTGTGGACTTTACATCATTGTTAAAAAAGGACGAAGAGGAAGAGCAGACAGGAGGAATTTGGAGCATAGAGTCTGCTCGCAGCCGAACCCTTTCACAGAACTCTGTTCGCTCAGGGACCTCATCAGTGGTGTCCAGTAAAGATGAAGCAGATCAGCTGCCT GCAGAAACTGTTCCAACTATGTCAGACGAAAGTCGCTCTGAGGGGAATATAGGGATCCGTATGTATCTGAAATACTTAACTGCTGGAGTCAACATATTGATGCTGCTTATCATTGTTCTGCTCAACCTGCTTGCACAG ACATCCTATATCCTTCAAGACTGGTGGCTTGCATTCTG GGCTTCAGAACAGGAGAAGCTGCATGCGCTAAACCAAAACCTTACATTCACCAATAGCTTTAACACCAGCCTTAATCAGAATGTTACTCAGCAGCTATCCATTGAATACTACCTGGGCATTTATTCAG GTTTAACAGCGACCACTATTCTGTTTGGCTTCACACGCAGTTTGCTGATGTTTAACTCTTTAGTGTGCTCTGCACAGACGCTCCACAGCCGCATGTTTAACTGTATCCTCAGGACCCCTGTCCGCTTCTTTGACATCAACCCTATAG GAAGAATCCTCAATCGATTTTCAAAAGACATTGGTCAAATAGACTCCATGTTGCCTTGGACATTTGTGGACTTTATCCAA GTGTTATTGCAAATCTTGAGTGTAATTGCTGTGGCTTCTTCAGTCATCCCATGGATTCTGATCCCTGTGCTGCCCCTCCTTATAGTCTTCCTCTTTTTACGGCGCTACTTCCTGCAGACTTCACGTGATATCAAGCGACTTGAAGCCATTA CTCGAAGCCCTGTATTTTCTCACTTATCATCCTCACTGCAAGGCCTTAGTACAATTCGTGCCTTCAAGGCTGAGGAAAGATTCCAGCAGGCCTTTGATTCTCATCAAGACCTGCACTCAG AGGCCTGTTTCTTATTTTTGACCACCTCCCGCTGGTTTGCTATGCGTCTGGATGGAATGTGTTCCATATTTGTCAGCATTACTGCCTTTGGATGCCTTCTGCTGAGAAACA GCTTGGAGGCAGGTGCTGTTGGATTAGCCTTGTCCTATGCTGTAACGTTGATGGGCATGTTCCAGTGGGGTGTCAGACAGAGTGCTGAAGTTGAGAATCTG ATGACCTCGGTAGAAAGAGTGATGGAATACACAGAGCTGGAGAATGAAGCAGCCTGGGAAACACAGAAGCCTCCTCCTGGGTGGCCAAGCAAGGGGTTGATTACTTTTGATCAGGTTAACTTCTCCTACTGTTCCAATGGGCCTCTAGTGTTAAAAAACTTAACAGCATTGTTCAGACCCAAAGAGAAG GTTGGTATCGTGGGTAGAACAGGAGCAGGAAAGAGTTCTCTTATCTCAGCACTGTTCCGCCTGGCAGAGCCACAAGGAAAAATCTATGTGGACGGTGTGTTAATTTCTAATATTGGCCTGCATGACCTTCGTCAGAAGATATCTATTATCCCACAAGATCCAGTGTTATTCACTGGCACCATGAGAAAAAACCTAGACCCCTTCCAGGAGCACTCGGACAAAGATTTATGGAATGCATTAGAAGAG GTCCAGCTGAAATCTGTGGTGGAGGAGTTGCCTGGTAAGCTAGAGACAGTTCTGGCTGAATCTGGTACTAACTTCAGTGTTGGTCAGCGGCAACTTGTGTGTCTTGCCAGGGCCATTCTGAGGAAGAACCGAATACTCATTATTGACGAAGCTACAGCTAATGTAGACCCCAG aacAGATGACCTCATTCAGAAGACCATCCGGGAGAAGTTCCGGGATTGCACTGTCCTAACCATCGCCCACAGACTCAACACAATCATAGATAGTGACCGAATACTT GTTCTTGATGGTGGACGTATACATGAATATGATGAGCCCCATGTGCTGCTTCAGAACAAGGATGGAATCTTTTACAACATGGTGCAACAAACAGGAAAGGCAGAGGCAGGGTCTTTAATTCAGCTGGCAAAACAG GCATATATGAACTGTCGTCAGCCAAACTTGGCCAATGGCCTGACCTCCAGTAAAGAAGTTAACCTGGTCATCTTTGAGACTGCTCTGTAA
- the abcc4 gene encoding multidrug resistance-associated protein 4 isoform X1, translated as MEPVGKNARTNPAASANLFSQIFFCWLNPLFRIGYRRRLEEDDMYKLLPSDGSERLGEELQCYWDREVEIATKELRTPKLTKAIIKCYWKSYTILGIFTFIEEVIKLVQPVFLGKLIRYFENYDPNNMDALYEAYGYAAGMSISVLCLALLHHLYFFHVQRAGMKFRIAMCHMIYKKALRLNSVAMGKTTTGQTVNLLSNDVQKFDEVTVFLHFLWVGPLQAAAVIGLLWQELGPSCLAGMAVLLFLLPLQSMFGKLFSKFRNKTAVLTDSRIRTMNEVVSGIRIIKMYAWEKPFAALINDIRKKEISKIMSSSYLRGLNMASFFAASKIIEFVTFTVYVLVGNTITASRVFMAVSLYSAVRLTVTLFFPAAIEKVSEASISIRRIKKFLLLEELAKHNITVSQEEKKEVSVEVQDLICYWDKSLDVPTLQDISFSVKMGQLLTVIGPVGSGKSSLLSTILGELPQDKGVVRVTGNLSYASQQPWVYPGTIRSNVLFGKELQLQKYEKVLNACALKKDMELLPEGDLTVIGDRGATLSGGQKARVTLARAVYQDADIYLLDDPLSAVDSEVGRHLFEHCICGLLKNKPRILVTHQLQYLKAADHILVLKAGQIVGQGTYTELLHSGVDFTSLLKKDEEEEQTGGIWSIESARSRTLSQNSVRSGTSSVVSSKDEADQLPAETVPTMSDESRSEGNIGIRMYLKYLTAGVNILMLLIIVLLNLLAQTSYILQDWWLAFWASEQEKLHALNQNLTFTNSFNTSLNQNVTQQLSIEYYLGIYSGLTATTILFGFTRSLLMFNSLVCSAQTLHSRMFNCILRTPVRFFDINPIGRILNRFSKDIGQIDSMLPWTFVDFIQVLLQILSVIAVASSVIPWILIPVLPLLIVFLFLRRYFLQTSRDIKRLEAITRSPVFSHLSSSLQGLSTIRAFKAEERFQQAFDSHQDLHSEACFLFLTTSRWFAMRLDGMCSIFVSITAFGCLLLRNSLEAGAVGLALSYAVTLMGMFQWGVRQSAEVENLMTSVERVMEYTELENEAAWETQKPPPGWPSKGLITFDQVNFSYCSNGPLVLKNLTALFRPKEKVGIVGRTGAGKSSLISALFRLAEPQGKIYVDGVLISNIGLHDLRQKISIIPQDPVLFTGTMRKNLDPFQEHSDKDLWNALEEVQLKSVVEELPGKLETVLAESGTNFSVGQRQLVCLARAILRKNRILIIDEATANVDPRTDDLIQKTIREKFRDCTVLTIAHRLNTIIDSDRILVLDGGRIHEYDEPHVLLQNKDGIFYNMVQQTGKAEAGSLIQLAKQAYMNCRQPNLANGLTSSKEVNLVIFETAL; from the exons ATGGAGCCAGTAGGTAAAAATGCGAGGACTAATCCGGCTGCTTCGGCAAATCTATTCTCTCAGATCTTTTTCTG TTGGTTAAATCCTCTGTTTCGTATTGGATACAGACGTAGACTCGAGGAAGATGACATGTACAAATTACTTCCTTCGGATGGCTCCGAGAGACTGGGGGAGGAACTTCAGTG CTATTGGGATCGTGAAGTGGAGATTGCAACTAAAGAACTCAGAACACCTAAGCTTACCAAAGCCATTATCAAATGTTATTGGAAGTCATATACCATCTTGGGCATATTCACTTTTATTGAG GAAGTTATTAAGTTGGTACAACCAGTGTTTCTTGGCAAGCTTATTCGATACTTTGAGAACTATGATCCCAATAACATGGATGCACTGTATGAGGCCTATGGCTATGCTGCTGGGATGTCTATCTCTGTGCTATGTCTTGCATTACTGCATCACCTTTATTTCTTCCATGTCCAGAGAGCTGGCATGAAATTTCGCATCGCCATGTGCCACATGATTTATAAGAAG GCATTGCGCCTTAATAGTGTTGCAATGGGAAAGACCACCACAGGACAGACTGTCAACCTTTTATCTAATGACGTCCAAAAATTTGATGAG GTGACAGTTTTTTTGCACTTCCTGTGGGTGGGGCCGCTGCAAGCTGCAGCTGTTATTGGGCTTCTGTGGCAGGAGCTTGGGCCATCATGCTTGGCGGGTATGGCAGTGCTCCTTTTTCTGCTGCCTTTGCAATCCATGTTTGGGAAGCTTTTCTCTAAATTcag GAATAAAACAGCAGTCCTTACTGACAGCAGAATACGCACAATGAATGAGGTGGTGTCTGGGATACGAATTATTAAGATGTATGCATGGGAAAAGCCATTTGCAGCATTGATCAATGACATCAGAAA GAAAGAAATATCTAAAATCATGAGCAGTTCCTACCTGCGTGGTCTGAACATGGCATCCTTCTTTGCTGCAAGCAAGATCATTGAATTTGTTACTTtcactgtgtatgtgttggtGGGAAACACAATCACAGCGAGCCGTGTCTTTATGGCTGTGTCACTGTATAGTGCTGTTCGCCTCACCGTCACTCTCTTCTTCCCTGCTGCCATTGAGAAGGTGTCTGAGGCTAGCATCAGCATCCGTAGGATCAAG AAATTCCTTTTGCTGGAAGAGTTGGCTAAGCACAACATAACAGTTTCTCAAGAGGAGAAAAAGGAAGTGTCTGTGGAGGTCCAGGATCTCATTTGCTACTGGGATAAG AGTCTGGATGTTCCAACACTACAAGACATATCCTTCAGTGTGAAGATGGGCCAGCTCCTTACTGTTATTGGCCCTGTTGGTTCTGGAAAG tCCTCTCTCCTCAGCACCATTCTTGGAGAATTGCCACAGGACAAAGGAGTAGTTAGGGTCACTGGGAATCTGAGCTATGCATCCCAGCAGCCTTGGGTGTATCCAGGTACCATCCGCAGCAACGTCCTTTTTGGAAAAGAACTACAGctacaaaaatatgaaaaagttcTGAACGCCTGTGCTCTTAAGAAG GACATGGAGTTACTGCCTGAGGGAGATTTGACTGTGATTGGAGACCGAGGGGCTACTCTCAGTGGAGGTCAGAAGGCTCGAGTTACCCTTGCCAG GGCTGTGTATCAAGATGCTGATATTTACCTGTTGGATGATCCCCTAAGTGCAGTCGATTCAGAAGTTGGACGACATCTGTTTGAACA TTGTATTTGTGGccttttaaagaataaaccAAGGATCTTGGTGACTCACCAGCTACAGTACCTGAAAGCCGCTGATCATATCCTGGTTTTGAAAGCG GGTCAAATAGTGgggcagggcacatacacagaGCTACTGCATTCAGGTGTGGACTTTACATCATTGTTAAAAAAGGACGAAGAGGAAGAGCAGACAGGAGGAATTTGGAGCATAGAGTCTGCTCGCAGCCGAACCCTTTCACAGAACTCTGTTCGCTCAGGGACCTCATCAGTGGTGTCCAGTAAAGATGAAGCAGATCAGCTGCCT GCAGAAACTGTTCCAACTATGTCAGACGAAAGTCGCTCTGAGGGGAATATAGGGATCCGTATGTATCTGAAATACTTAACTGCTGGAGTCAACATATTGATGCTGCTTATCATTGTTCTGCTCAACCTGCTTGCACAG ACATCCTATATCCTTCAAGACTGGTGGCTTGCATTCTG GGCTTCAGAACAGGAGAAGCTGCATGCGCTAAACCAAAACCTTACATTCACCAATAGCTTTAACACCAGCCTTAATCAGAATGTTACTCAGCAGCTATCCATTGAATACTACCTGGGCATTTATTCAG GTTTAACAGCGACCACTATTCTGTTTGGCTTCACACGCAGTTTGCTGATGTTTAACTCTTTAGTGTGCTCTGCACAGACGCTCCACAGCCGCATGTTTAACTGTATCCTCAGGACCCCTGTCCGCTTCTTTGACATCAACCCTATAG GAAGAATCCTCAATCGATTTTCAAAAGACATTGGTCAAATAGACTCCATGTTGCCTTGGACATTTGTGGACTTTATCCAA GTGTTATTGCAAATCTTGAGTGTAATTGCTGTGGCTTCTTCAGTCATCCCATGGATTCTGATCCCTGTGCTGCCCCTCCTTATAGTCTTCCTCTTTTTACGGCGCTACTTCCTGCAGACTTCACGTGATATCAAGCGACTTGAAGCCATTA CTCGAAGCCCTGTATTTTCTCACTTATCATCCTCACTGCAAGGCCTTAGTACAATTCGTGCCTTCAAGGCTGAGGAAAGATTCCAGCAGGCCTTTGATTCTCATCAAGACCTGCACTCAG AGGCCTGTTTCTTATTTTTGACCACCTCCCGCTGGTTTGCTATGCGTCTGGATGGAATGTGTTCCATATTTGTCAGCATTACTGCCTTTGGATGCCTTCTGCTGAGAAACA GCTTGGAGGCAGGTGCTGTTGGATTAGCCTTGTCCTATGCTGTAACGTTGATGGGCATGTTCCAGTGGGGTGTCAGACAGAGTGCTGAAGTTGAGAATCTG ATGACCTCGGTAGAAAGAGTGATGGAATACACAGAGCTGGAGAATGAAGCAGCCTGGGAAACACAGAAGCCTCCTCCTGGGTGGCCAAGCAAGGGGTTGATTACTTTTGATCAGGTTAACTTCTCCTACTGTTCCAATGGGCCTCTAGTGTTAAAAAACTTAACAGCATTGTTCAGACCCAAAGAGAAG GTTGGTATCGTGGGTAGAACAGGAGCAGGAAAGAGTTCTCTTATCTCAGCACTGTTCCGCCTGGCAGAGCCACAAGGAAAAATCTATGTGGACGGTGTGTTAATTTCTAATATTGGCCTGCATGACCTTCGTCAGAAGATATCTATTATCCCACAAGATCCAGTGTTATTCACTGGCACCATGAGAAAAAACCTAGACCCCTTCCAGGAGCACTCGGACAAAGATTTATGGAATGCATTAGAAGAG GTCCAGCTGAAATCTGTGGTGGAGGAGTTGCCTGGTAAGCTAGAGACAGTTCTGGCTGAATCTGGTACTAACTTCAGTGTTGGTCAGCGGCAACTTGTGTGTCTTGCCAGGGCCATTCTGAGGAAGAACCGAATACTCATTATTGACGAAGCTACAGCTAATGTAGACCCCAG aacAGATGACCTCATTCAGAAGACCATCCGGGAGAAGTTCCGGGATTGCACTGTCCTAACCATCGCCCACAGACTCAACACAATCATAGATAGTGACCGAATACTT GTTCTTGATGGTGGACGTATACATGAATATGATGAGCCCCATGTGCTGCTTCAGAACAAGGATGGAATCTTTTACAACATGGTGCAACAAACAGGAAAGGCAGAGGCAGGGTCTTTAATTCAGCTGGCAAAACAG GCATATATGAACTGTCGTCAGCCAAACTTGGCCAATGGCCTGACCTCCAGTAAAGAAGTTAACCTGGTCATCTTTGAGACTGCTCTGTAA